A portion of the Chromobacterium sp. IIBBL 290-4 genome contains these proteins:
- a CDS encoding S9 family peptidase, giving the protein MKKHALTVLTASLLSGRVMAAEIPLQDFFRNPEQSNFTVSPDGKSVAFLSPWEKRKNIVVRRDGQPDKRVTAIADRDLAGYFWKGNDHLLYLKDKNGDENFHLYSVDLDSGETRDLTPFDGVRADIIDDLRDRDGEMLISMNKRNPEIFDVYHVDLKTGELRLEAENPGKVDSWVTDHDGHVRIAVETDGVNKSLLYRDGPNDAFRKLLNTDFRQTFAPLFFTFDNQRFYAASNLNGRDKTAIVEFDPKTGKEVKEVYGRQDVDVEELAFSHKRKVITCADYQTDKPGHQCFDAQTQALYDKLEPQLAGYKVDIVSADDNETRFVVRAWNDKTPGKAYLYDKSTDKLTLLAEITPWLKEDQMSEMRPVHYQSRDGLTINGYLTLPKGKEDAKDLPVIINPHGGPWARDSWRFNPEVQFFASRGWAVLQMNYRGSTGYGRQFWEASFKEWGGKMQDDVSDGVDWLVKSGVADPKKVCIYGGSYGGYATLSGITKTPELYRCAVDYVGVSNLFTFMKTIPPYWKPFLDSMYEMVGNPEKDKELLRERSPVFHVDRIQAPLLVLQGAKDPRVNINESNQIVDGLKKRGVEVEYIVKENEGHGFHNVENRFDAYGAMEKFFKKYLD; this is encoded by the coding sequence TTGAAGAAGCATGCATTGACCGTGTTGACGGCTTCCTTGCTGTCGGGCCGCGTTATGGCGGCGGAAATCCCCCTGCAGGACTTTTTCCGTAATCCCGAGCAAAGCAATTTCACCGTTTCGCCGGATGGCAAGAGTGTGGCGTTTCTGTCGCCCTGGGAGAAGCGCAAGAATATCGTAGTGCGGCGCGATGGGCAGCCGGACAAGCGAGTCACCGCCATTGCCGACCGCGATCTGGCCGGCTATTTCTGGAAGGGCAATGACCATTTGCTGTACCTGAAGGATAAGAACGGCGACGAGAATTTCCATCTGTACAGCGTCGATCTGGACAGCGGCGAAACGCGCGATCTGACGCCGTTTGACGGCGTGCGCGCCGACATCATCGATGACTTGCGCGATCGCGACGGCGAAATGCTGATCAGCATGAACAAGCGCAATCCGGAAATCTTCGATGTTTACCATGTCGATTTGAAGACGGGAGAGCTGAGGCTGGAGGCGGAGAATCCAGGTAAGGTCGATAGCTGGGTGACCGATCACGACGGCCATGTCCGCATCGCGGTGGAGACCGATGGCGTCAACAAGTCGCTGCTGTATCGCGATGGACCGAACGATGCCTTCCGCAAGCTGCTGAACACTGATTTCCGCCAGACATTCGCGCCGCTGTTTTTCACCTTCGACAATCAGCGTTTCTATGCCGCCAGTAATTTGAACGGCCGCGACAAGACCGCCATCGTCGAATTCGATCCCAAAACCGGCAAGGAAGTGAAAGAGGTATACGGCCGCCAGGATGTCGATGTGGAGGAGCTGGCGTTTTCGCATAAGCGCAAGGTGATCACTTGCGCCGACTACCAGACGGACAAGCCGGGCCATCAGTGTTTCGATGCGCAGACCCAAGCCTTGTATGACAAGCTTGAGCCGCAGCTGGCAGGCTATAAGGTCGATATCGTCTCCGCCGACGACAATGAGACCCGCTTCGTGGTGCGAGCCTGGAACGACAAGACGCCGGGCAAGGCTTATCTGTACGACAAGTCCACGGACAAGTTGACCTTGCTGGCTGAAATTACGCCCTGGCTCAAAGAAGACCAGATGTCCGAAATGCGGCCGGTGCACTACCAAAGCCGCGATGGCCTGACCATCAATGGCTATTTGACGCTGCCCAAGGGCAAGGAAGACGCCAAGGACCTGCCGGTGATCATCAATCCGCACGGCGGCCCGTGGGCGCGCGACAGCTGGCGTTTCAATCCGGAAGTGCAGTTCTTCGCCAGCCGCGGCTGGGCGGTGCTGCAGATGAACTACCGCGGCTCCACCGGCTACGGCCGCCAGTTCTGGGAGGCCTCGTTCAAGGAGTGGGGTGGCAAGATGCAGGACGATGTCAGCGACGGCGTCGATTGGCTGGTGAAGTCAGGCGTGGCTGATCCGAAAAAGGTCTGCATCTATGGCGGCAGCTACGGTGGCTACGCTACCTTGTCCGGCATCACCAAAACGCCGGAACTGTATCGTTGCGCGGTGGACTATGTAGGCGTGTCTAACCTCTTCACCTTCATGAAGACGATTCCGCCGTACTGGAAGCCGTTCCTGGATTCGATGTACGAGATGGTGGGCAATCCGGAAAAGGACAAGGAACTGCTGCGTGAGCGCTCGCCGGTGTTCCATGTCGACCGCATCCAGGCGCCGCTGTTGGTGCTGCAAGGCGCTAAAGACCCGCGTGTCAATATCAACGAATCCAACCAGATCGTGGACGGTTTGAAGAAGCGCGGCGTGGAGGTGGAGTATATCGTCAAGGAAAACGAAGGCCATGGTTTCCACAATGTGGAAAACCGCTTCGACGCCTATGGCGCGATGGAAAAGTTCTTCAAGAAGTATCTGGATTAA
- a CDS encoding IS1595 family transposase produces MDAQSFQRFLAQLDQLTLKQRSLLSSALKHPTHHDAIQDALPDLTACPHCQAEANQLALWGWSRGLRRYRCKQCHRTCNALSGSPLAKLRKADRWLSYAQALQDGLTVRAAARACGISKNTAFLWRHRFLHRASDHLAAQARGIVEVDETFILESFKGQRCLPRAPRQRGGVSQTRGTGPDQIPIMVVQDREGHIADFKLKKLNGAHVEAALAPLVDSDAILCSDGAAVYSTFARQHGITHRVVHAKTGQRVREGAFHIQHVNAYHSRLKLWMARFHGVATKYLENYLGWRRMLERYQQTMQPCHCLQEAVGRPLQHIIGT; encoded by the coding sequence ATGGATGCCCAGAGTTTTCAGCGTTTTCTTGCCCAACTGGATCAGCTCACGCTCAAACAGAGGAGCTTGCTGTCTTCTGCGCTTAAACATCCCACTCACCATGACGCCATTCAGGACGCCTTGCCTGACCTGACGGCTTGCCCACACTGCCAGGCCGAGGCCAACCAGTTGGCGTTATGGGGCTGGAGCCGAGGCCTGCGGCGTTATCGCTGCAAACAGTGCCACCGGACCTGCAATGCCTTGTCGGGCAGTCCATTAGCCAAATTGCGCAAGGCCGATCGCTGGCTGAGCTACGCCCAAGCACTGCAGGATGGCTTGACCGTGCGAGCAGCCGCTCGTGCATGCGGCATCAGCAAGAACACGGCTTTCCTATGGCGGCATCGCTTCTTGCATCGCGCATCAGACCATCTGGCGGCGCAAGCCCGAGGCATCGTCGAAGTAGATGAAACCTTCATTCTGGAATCATTCAAAGGGCAGCGGTGCCTCCCCCGCGCGCCGCGCCAGCGGGGTGGCGTCAGCCAAACACGGGGAACCGGGCCGGATCAGATTCCCATCATGGTGGTGCAGGACCGAGAGGGACATATAGCGGACTTCAAGTTGAAGAAGCTCAATGGCGCTCATGTGGAAGCGGCTTTAGCCCCGTTGGTGGATAGCGACGCCATCCTGTGTTCGGACGGCGCAGCGGTGTACTCGACCTTTGCCAGGCAGCATGGCATTACCCATCGAGTCGTGCATGCCAAGACGGGACAGCGGGTACGCGAGGGGGCGTTCCATATCCAGCATGTGAATGCCTACCATAGCCGCTTGAAGCTTTGGATGGCTCGATTCCACGGGGTTGCCACCAAATACCTTGAAAACTATCTGGGGTGGCGACGGATGCTGGAGCGCTATCAGCAAACCATGCAGCCTTGCCACTGCTTGCAGGAGGCAGTGGGTCGTCCCTTGCAACACATTATTGGGACATAG
- a CDS encoding amino acid ABC transporter permease produces the protein MTPPAWLGHNWLEPHYLVWLGKGALLTSWLSLLVILAASLLGLLFTALLDQPWKPLRLAAQLWLSLHRNTPLMVQLLLWYFGVSGLLPDEARMWLNAPHALALPFDLALPWPSFEFLAAFTALTLYSAAFICGELQSGLNAVPKGQALAARALGMSRWQVLSLVVLPQAWQLVKRPLVGQYTAIVKNTSLTMAIGLAELSYASRQVETETLLAFQAFAVATALYLVLVLLTQLLSHRPEPAWSTLR, from the coding sequence ATGACCCCACCCGCCTGGCTCGGCCATAACTGGCTGGAACCGCACTATCTCGTCTGGCTGGGCAAAGGCGCGCTGCTCACCAGCTGGTTGTCCTTGCTGGTGATTCTGGCCGCCAGCCTGCTCGGCCTCTTGTTCACCGCCCTGCTCGATCAACCCTGGAAACCGCTGCGCCTCGCCGCTCAGCTGTGGTTGAGCCTGCATCGCAATACGCCGCTGATGGTGCAGCTGCTCTTGTGGTACTTCGGCGTGTCCGGCCTGCTGCCGGACGAGGCGCGGATGTGGCTGAACGCGCCGCACGCGCTGGCTTTGCCTTTCGATCTGGCCCTGCCTTGGCCATCGTTTGAATTCCTGGCCGCGTTCACCGCGCTGACGCTGTACAGCGCCGCCTTCATCTGCGGCGAACTGCAGTCCGGCCTCAACGCCGTGCCCAAGGGCCAAGCGCTGGCCGCTCGCGCGCTGGGCATGAGCCGCTGGCAGGTATTGAGCCTGGTGGTTTTGCCCCAGGCCTGGCAATTGGTGAAACGTCCCTTGGTCGGGCAGTACACCGCCATCGTCAAGAACACCTCGCTGACCATGGCCATCGGCCTGGCCGAGCTCTCCTACGCCTCGCGGCAGGTGGAGACCGAAACGCTGCTGGCCTTCCAGGCTTTCGCCGTCGCCACCGCGCTTTATCTGGTTCTGGTGCTGCTCACCCAATTGCTCAGCCATAGGCCGGAGCCAGCCTGGAGCACGCTGCGATGA
- a CDS encoding amino acid ABC transporter permease, whose amino-acid sequence MIPAVIQDNLDYLLWGNLSGGEPGGLLLTLALSLAAALLASALGLALGIAQLMGSPRIGKTLMALTAVLRAVPVLMLIFWCYFLLPLLFGLDIPGLLTVILALALIHAAYLGQAVLAGLTAVSRGQWMAGLALGFSRWQTLRWLILPQALRIMLPSFVNQWISLLKDSSLAYIVGVAEFTFVATQVNNREQVYPLEIFTTIAVGYLLLCGVLQLLGHWSARRWQTAWR is encoded by the coding sequence ATGATCCCGGCCGTGATACAAGACAATCTGGACTACCTGCTGTGGGGCAATCTGTCCGGCGGCGAGCCCGGCGGCCTGCTGCTGACGCTGGCGCTGAGCCTGGCCGCCGCGCTGTTGGCCTCCGCGTTGGGGCTGGCGCTGGGCATCGCCCAGTTGATGGGAAGCCCCAGAATCGGCAAAACCTTGATGGCGCTCACCGCCGTGCTGCGGGCCGTTCCGGTGCTGATGCTGATCTTCTGGTGCTATTTCCTGCTGCCGCTGCTGTTCGGATTGGACATTCCCGGCCTGCTGACCGTCATCCTGGCGCTGGCGCTGATCCATGCCGCCTATCTGGGCCAGGCGGTGCTGGCGGGACTGACCGCAGTGAGCCGCGGCCAATGGATGGCGGGACTGGCGCTGGGCTTCAGCCGCTGGCAGACGCTGCGCTGGCTGATCCTGCCGCAGGCGCTGCGCATCATGCTGCCATCTTTCGTCAATCAATGGATATCGCTGCTGAAAGACAGCTCGCTGGCCTATATCGTCGGCGTGGCGGAATTCACTTTCGTCGCCACTCAGGTGAACAACCGCGAGCAGGTCTATCCGCTGGAAATCTTCACCACCATCGCAGTCGGCTATCTGCTGCTGTGCGGCGTCTTGCAATTGCTGGGCCACTGGAGCGCCCGCCGCTGGCAAACCGCGTGGCGATAG
- a CDS encoding GNAT family N-acetyltransferase, protein MSSPEIVIQNHIAPSDAAIIEDGLSRYNDNIAGYADRLPLAVLARDPDSGEVLGGAYGRSSLGLLFLDLFHLPESRRGQGLGSRILAAFEEEGRRRGCRHAVLYTISFQAPDFYQKHGWQAFGEIPCDPPGTSRIFLRKAL, encoded by the coding sequence ATGAGCTCGCCTGAAATCGTCATCCAGAACCATATCGCCCCCAGCGACGCCGCCATCATCGAGGACGGGCTGAGCCGCTACAACGATAATATCGCCGGCTACGCCGACAGACTGCCGCTGGCGGTGCTGGCGCGCGATCCGGACAGCGGCGAAGTCCTGGGCGGCGCCTATGGCCGCAGCTCGCTGGGCCTGCTGTTCCTGGACCTGTTCCATTTGCCGGAATCGCGGCGCGGCCAGGGTTTGGGCAGCAGGATACTGGCCGCCTTTGAAGAGGAAGGCCGCCGGCGCGGCTGCCGACATGCCGTGCTGTATACCATCAGTTTCCAGGCGCCGGACTTCTACCAAAAACACGGCTGGCAGGCATTTGGCGAAATTCCGTGCGATCCGCCGGGAACCAGCCGCATCTTTCTGCGCAAGGCGCTGTGA
- a CDS encoding ABC transporter substrate-binding protein, whose translation MKKTIAFAIAVALTSTAVLADRLDDIKKAGVLRVAAFDSNPPFGFLDAKSRQIVGLDVDVAQHIAKKLGVKLQLVPTNPANRVPLLVSGKADIVAANFTVTDERKKQVDFSLPYFASGQQFIVRKGTLQKPEQLAGLRVGVDKGTTQEVYLRDKYPKTTVVAYDDTPLAFTALRNGNVQAITQDGSKLAALLANAPDKAKYELAPFTLTREFQAIGLPKGEARLTKVVNETLQQLEKSGDAAKIYDHWFGPKTKAPLPRDFKIGDAA comes from the coding sequence ATGAAAAAGACTATCGCTTTCGCTATCGCCGTCGCCCTGACTTCCACCGCCGTCCTGGCCGACCGCCTGGATGACATCAAGAAAGCCGGCGTGCTGCGCGTCGCCGCCTTCGACAGCAACCCGCCCTTCGGCTTCCTGGATGCCAAGAGCCGCCAGATCGTCGGCCTAGATGTGGACGTGGCCCAGCACATCGCCAAGAAACTGGGCGTGAAGCTGCAACTGGTGCCGACCAACCCGGCCAATCGCGTGCCGCTGCTGGTATCCGGCAAGGCCGACATCGTGGCAGCCAACTTCACTGTCACCGACGAACGCAAGAAGCAAGTTGATTTCAGCCTGCCCTACTTCGCCTCCGGCCAGCAGTTCATCGTCCGCAAGGGCACGCTGCAGAAGCCGGAACAATTGGCCGGCCTGCGCGTAGGCGTGGACAAGGGCACCACTCAGGAAGTGTATCTGCGCGACAAGTACCCGAAGACTACGGTCGTAGCCTATGACGACACCCCTCTAGCCTTCACCGCGCTGCGCAACGGCAATGTGCAGGCCATTACCCAGGACGGCTCCAAGCTGGCCGCGCTGTTGGCCAATGCGCCGGACAAGGCCAAGTACGAGCTGGCGCCGTTCACGCTGACCCGCGAATTCCAGGCCATCGGCCTGCCCAAGGGCGAGGCGCGCCTGACCAAGGTCGTGAATGAAACGCTGCAGCAGCTGGAAAAGAGCGGCGACGCGGCCAAGATCTACGATCATTGGTTCGGCCCCAAGACCAAGGCGCCGCTGCCGCGCGACTTCAAGATCGGCGACGCCGCCTGA